Genomic segment of Pseudomonadota bacterium:
CGAGTGGGATCAGGCGAGGGTCGGCGTGATCGGCGCCAACGGCTCGGGCAAGAGCACCTTCGTTCGATTGCTCAACGGCCTGGTGCGCCCCGACGTCGGCGCTGTGCACGTGGACGGACTGCTCGTCGACCGTAACCTGGCGGCCGTGCGGCGGCGGGTCGGATTCGTCTTCCAGCAGCCGGACCATCAGATCGTGATGCCCACGGTGGCTGAGGATGTGGCCTTCGGGTTGACCAACCAGGGGTTGGCGAGGCACGAGATCGATTCACGCGTAGCGCGCACCCTCGCCCACTACGGCCTGACCCACCTCGCGCAGCGTCCGTGCTACCGCCTGAGCGGTGGTGAGAAGCAACTGCTGGCGTTGGCAGGCGTGGCGGCGATGGCGCCTTCGCTCATCGTGTTCGACGAACCCACGGCGCTGCTCGATCTGCGCAACCGCAATCAAGTGCGTGCCGCCATATCGGGGCTTTCCCAGCACGTGGTGTTGGTGACCCACGATCTCGAGCTGTTGGGCGACTTCGATCGTGTGCTCGTGTTCCACACAGGCCGCTTGGTCTTCGACGGGCCGCCTGCTCCTGCGATCGATGCCTATCGCGCGCTGATCGCCGACGTGGAACGATCCACCGAATAGAAAAGATAGTGAATGCAACTGTTCCTCTTTCAATCCGGCGATAGCTGGCTCCACCGGCGCAGCGCGGGCGTGAAGTTTGCGTTGCTGCTGCCCCTCTCGGTGGCGCTCTTCACGCAGGAGAATCGCGCGGTGCTCGTGGCGGGTCTGGCTCTGGCGTTGTGGGCGCTCGCGAGCACGGGCCTGCCTTGGCGCCGATGGGTGGAGGCGTTGCGCTGGCCCCTGCTTGCCGTAGCGATGCTGGCCGCACTGAACGCGCTCTGGTTGGGTCTGGACCACGCGACGACGGTAGCCCTGCGCCTGTCAGCGGCCTTGATCCTGGCTTGCGCCTTCACCGCCAGCACCCGGATCAGCGCGGTGCTCGGGGCCCTGGAAGGTGCGCTGCTGCCCCTGGAGCGCCGCGGTTGGCTGCACGCGCAGAAGGTCGCCTTCACCCTGGCCCTGGCCCTGACCTTGGTGCCGGTGATGGTCGAGCAGCTGCGCCTGGCGCGGGAGGCACAGGTGGCGCGCGGGGCCGGTCACACCCTTCGCGGCTTGTTCACGCCGGTCCTGGTGCGGGTGATGAAGGCGGCGGAAGAGCTCACCTACTCGGTGGAAGCCAGGGGTTTTCCGCGCCCCTCCTTGGCCGATGGGCGCGGGGCGGCAGCCGAGCGCTCCGCATGAGTACTCGCCACCTGGTCCAGGTTGCGGTGTTCGCGGCCCTGATCGGCGCCCTCGGCTTGCTGCCGCCGATCCCGCTCGGCTTCACGCCCGTGCCCATCACGTTGCAGACGCTCGGGGTCATGCTGGCGGGTGTATTGCTCGGCCCGATCCGCGGCGCCCTCGCCTGCGTAGTCCTGTTGTTGCTGGTGGCGGCGGGTTTGCCCGTGCTCGCCGGTGGGCGCGGCGGTTTGGGCGTGTTCCTGGGGCCTACGGCGGGGTTCCTGTGGGCCTGGCCGCTCGGCGCATGGGTGGCTGGCGCCTGTGTGCCCCAAGGCGCCGGGGTGGGGTTTTGGCGGGCACTGCTCGGTGCTGTGCTCGGTGGCATCGTGGTGGTCTACTTCGGCGGTATCGCCTGGCTCGCCACCGCTGGTGGGCTCGGGTGGTCGCGCGCGGCCCTGACCAGCCTGGCCTTCGTACCGGGCGACTTGGTGAAAGCGGTCCTGGCCGCCTCGGCGGCGACCAGCGTGTCCCGTGCATTGCCGCCCGCACGCTGAGTGCGCTGGCTGGGCCGATTACAATCAGGATTCCGCCGCCCAGGCAAACATAGCTGGAAGTTCATGAGTTCGATTTTTTCCCGTGGCGCGTCGCGATGATCGGCGCTGATATGCGTGATGCGGGCTTGAAGCCTCGCCCGGGGATCCTCGGCACGCTGCTCGCGGTGGTGGTGCTGGCGGGCTTGATCGCCATCGGCCTGCGCCCGGTCGGGCCGCTGCCGCCCTTAGGGCCGCTGCTCAATCCCCTGACGGGCGTTTGGTCCGTCGCCCGCCAGGCACGCCCCCAGGCGGTGAGCACGGAGGTCATTCCAACCTTGGATGGGCCCGTAGAAGTGCACGTGGACGCCCACGGCGTCCCTCACATCCGCGCCACCACGTTGCTCGATGCGATCCGTGCCTTGGGTTTCATGCAGGCGTCGGATCGGTTGTTGCAGCTCGAAATCCAGACCCGCGCCACGGCGGGTACGCTAACGGAATTGCTGGGCGAGCGCGTGCTCCCCATCGATCGTGAGCAGCGGCGCCTTGGCCTTGCCTGGAGCGCGAAGCGCGCTTGGGAGGCCTTGCCTGACACCTCCCTCGATCGGGCGCTCTACGAGGCCCTCGCCGAGGGGATCAACGCCCGAATCGATACCTTAGGTGAGGCGGATCGACCTTTCGAATACCACTTTCTGAATCGCGCGCCGCAGCGCTGGGATCCCCTGCGCAGCGTCCTGCTCGA
This window contains:
- a CDS encoding biotin transporter BioY, which produces MSTRHLVQVAVFAALIGALGLLPPIPLGFTPVPITLQTLGVMLAGVLLGPIRGALACVVLLLLVAAGLPVLAGGRGGLGVFLGPTAGFLWAWPLGAWVAGACVPQGAGVGFWRALLGAVLGGIVVVYFGGIAWLATAGGLGWSRAALTSLAFVPGDLVKAVLAASAATSVSRALPPAR
- a CDS encoding energy-coupling factor transporter transmembrane component T — translated: MQLFLFQSGDSWLHRRSAGVKFALLLPLSVALFTQENRAVLVAGLALALWALASTGLPWRRWVEALRWPLLAVAMLAALNALWLGLDHATTVALRLSAALILACAFTASTRISAVLGALEGALLPLERRGWLHAQKVAFTLALALTLVPVMVEQLRLAREAQVARGAGHTLRGLFTPVLVRVMKAAEELTYSVEARGFPRPSLADGRGAAAERSA
- a CDS encoding ABC transporter ATP-binding protein; amino-acid sequence: EWDQARVGVIGANGSGKSTFVRLLNGLVRPDVGAVHVDGLLVDRNLAAVRRRVGFVFQQPDHQIVMPTVAEDVAFGLTNQGLARHEIDSRVARTLAHYGLTHLAQRPCYRLSGGEKQLLALAGVAAMAPSLIVFDEPTALLDLRNRNQVRAAISGLSQHVVLVTHDLELLGDFDRVLVFHTGRLVFDGPPAPAIDAYRALIADVERSTE